In the genome of Rhodamnia argentea isolate NSW1041297 chromosome 3, ASM2092103v1, whole genome shotgun sequence, one region contains:
- the LOC125314223 gene encoding phospholipase A1-IIgamma-like yields MGGNSSRPWTDLSGETYWEGMLDPLDEDLRMYLVHYGERVQAISDGFNGQAESKGYGLPRFPMDKLFQEVGLETANNPFRYEVTRYFYVPTKLLDLPLVPDRSWAGYVAVSTDEVTTNFGRRDILVAWRGTTEPLEAISDLIDYLVPATNIFPKDEHKDVRIHGGWHMLYTKSALFDPYVKHSARDQVLMEVRKQVDLYAGKDEPISITVVGYSMGAALATLNALDIVTNKYNVPTDHPEKACLVTAFAFASPKVGNESFQELFSSSEKLRGLRVVNAIDIVPFFPPVGYDHVGEQLMVDSRKSPYLRPLTSSLSGAMGIAHQLETYLHLVAGTQGISSNHFDLKGRRDISLLNKNWDALDDSKYKFPVKWWVAKKKDMVQNGNDGSWSMAAPYIPPRPEDDQNE; encoded by the exons atGGGAGGAAACAGCTCAAGGCCATGGACTGACCTCAGCGGCGAGACCTACTGGGAGGGCATGTTGGATCCTCTGGACGAGGATCTCCGGATGTACCTCGTACACTACGGCGAACGAGTCCAAGCCATTTCTGATGGGTTCAACGGCCAGGCGGAGTCGAAGGGCTACGGCCTGCCCCGGTTCCCCATGGACAAGCTCTTCCAGGAAGTGGGTCTCGAGACGGCCAATAACCCGTTCAGGTACGAGGTGACCCGGTACTTTTACGTGCCGACGAAGTTGCTCGATCTCCCACTGGTTCCAGACAGGTCTTGGGCCGGGTACGTCGCGGTGAGCACCGATGAGGTGACCACGAACTTTGGGAGGAGGGACATCTTGGTCGCTTGGAGAGGAACGACAGAGCCCTTGGAGGCCATCTCTGATCTTATCGACTATCTGGTCCCTGCGACCAACATTTTCCCAAAAGACGAGCACAAGGATGTCCGGATTCACGGTGGCTGGCACATGCTGTACACGAAAAGTGCTTTATTTGATCCGTACGTGAAGCATAGTGCCAGAGACCAG GTTCTAATGGAGGTCCGGAAGCAAGTGGATCTCTACGCTGGTAAAGATGAGCCGATCAGCATAACAGTGGTCGGCTACAGCATGGGTGCGGCTTTGGCAACGCTCAACGCGCTGGACATCGTGACCAACAAGTACAACGTGCCCACCGACCACCCTGAGAAAGCCTGCCTGGTGACGGCGTTTGCCTTCGCCAGCCCCAAGGTCGGGAACGAGAGCTTCCAGGAGTTGTTCTCATCATCGGAGAAGCTCCGTGGCCTTCGCGTGGTCAATGCCATTGATATCGTTCCCTTCTTCCCTCCAGTCGGATATGACCATGTCGGAGAACAGCTGATGGTCGACTCGCGCAAGTCCCCATACCTGAGGCCCCTCACCAGTAGTCTTTCCGGCGCCATGGGAATTGCGCATCAGTTGGAGACGTACCTGCATCTAGTCGCCGGGACCCAAGGGATCAGTAGTAACCACTTTGATCTCAAGGGCCGACGCGATATTTCGCTGCTGAACAAGAATTGGGATGCCCTGGACGATAGCAAGTACAAATTTCCGGTGAAGTGGTGGGTGGCGAAGAAGAAGGACATGGTCCAGAATGGGAACGATGGGAGCTGGAGCATGGCCGCTCCGTACATCCCACCTCGACCAGAAGATGATCAGAACGAATAG